The following nucleotide sequence is from Gordonia jinghuaiqii.
TCTGTGTAGGTCAGACGTTCGTCGCCGCCGAGTTCGTAGATCTTGCCGCCTTGGTCGGTCTCGGAGGTCAGTACGGCCGCCGCAGCCGCGGCGTAGTCGCCGCGGGCGGCCCCGGCGACACGTCCGTCGCCCGCCGCACCGAACAGCGTGCCGGTCGCGATCGCCTGCGGGATCGCCGCGGCGAAGTTCTCCCAGTACCACCCGTTGCGCAGCATCACCGCCGGGATCGACGACTCGTTCAGTCGCGCTTCGGTGGCGACGTGTTCGGGAGCCATGCCCAAGCCGCTGGTGTCTGCGTTGAGGAGGCTCGTGTAGGCGATGAGTGCGACGCCGTTCGCCTCGGCCGCCTCGATGACGTTCGTGTGCTGCGGGAGCCTCTGTCCGACGTCGGAACCCGAGATCAACAGCAGTTTGTCGACGCCGCTCAGCGCACTCCTCAGCGCGACCGGATCCCCGTACTCTGCCACCCGGACCGAAATGCCCTGCGCCGCAAGTTCGGCCGCCTTGGCCTCGTCGCGCACCACCGCCACGATGTCACTCGCGTCGACGCCTCGCGAGAGGAGCTCGCTGATCGCAAGCCTGCCGAGGTGCCCCGTCGCACCTGTCACTGCTGTCGTCATCGGTCAACCTTTCCCATTCGTCTGTCGCTGGCGCCACCAGTATGCACTAACTAATCGTAAGTGCCACATTCGCGGTTAGCGCCGCACGATCAGTTCGGTTACCGTGGGTGAGTGACCGAGATCAGTGACGAGTCCCTCGAATCGGACGTCTTCGCACGCGACTGCTCATCGCGTGAGGCACTGCAGACGATCACCGGACGGTGGGGCCTTCTCGTTCTGCTCGCCCTGGGCGAGAGCGCCTATCGGTTCAGCGCCCTACGTCGACGAGTGGATGGTGTCAGCGAGCGCATGCTCTCGCAGACGCTGCGGAACCTCGAACGCGACGGGATGATCGTGCGCACGGTCCTCGAGGCGATCCCGCCGAAGGTCGAGTACACCCTCACCCCGCTCGGCAGGCAGGTCGCCGATCAGCTGCACGGACTGATCGATCTGGTCCAGGGCAGCATGCCGACGATCAGAGAAGCGCAGGCGCAGTACGACGAACGTCAGGGCGCCCCGAGCTGATCGGATGGGCCGTCGGGTGCGGCAGTCGCGCGAACGGCGCCTTCGGCACGTGGGCATATCTGGCGGCGTCTGGGGTATGACTACATCTGTCAGCGTTTGACCACCAAAGGAGCGTGATCGGTCATGTCACAGGAGTCCGAACTTCCCCTCGAGGCCAACGAGGCCGACGCGATCGAACAGTCGCAACCGGTCGACCCCGAGTCGACTCCCGAGCAGACCAGCGACGCGCCACTCGAAGCAGACGACGCCGACGTCGCCGAGCAGGCGGACCCGGTCAACGACGAGGCCGACGCATACCCGCACGATGCGGACAGTGGAGATTCGGCCTGACGCAGAGGGGTACCGGCGCTGCTTGCTTCAGCGAGCTCGGGGCGTCGAGTCGCGAACACGAAGAAGCCCGCCACCTGTCCACACAGGTGGCGGGCTGTTCTGTTCCCCCAACTGGACTCGAACCAGACGGGTATCTGATCAATCCATAGAAATACCTGGTCAGATCGACGGCCAGGAGCAGTGAGGGCGGTGAACGGATACCCTGTTCCCGGATGCCTTGGCGGTATCTCTGTGGCGGGGCCTTCGGCAAGTGCGGGGCCCCGCGTAGACCAACGACAACGCCCCGCACCGAAGAGTGCGGGGCGTTGCTGGCTCCTCCCGGTCGGAGCTCGCAGGTCAGGGCGTTGGCGTCTGAGCCGCGTAGCGGTAGATCGTCTGCCGGGAGACGCCGTGTTCGCGGGCCAGGGCCGCGACGGAGTCGCCGGCGGCGACCCGACTCGCGACCTCGGCGGCCTGGGAGCTGTCCAGCTTCGGCTTGCCGCCCTTGTAGATGCCCCGTTGCTTGGCCAGGGCGATGCCCTCACGCTGACTTTCGCGGATGAGCTCGCATTCGATTATGTGGACAAGATCTGGAAGTCAAGATGAATGACCACCCCTTTGTTGCCCAGTTGCTACGCGATTGGTCGCGAACGATGCGCTGACCCGTTGAGACCAAGGTCGAACTTGAAGCAGTGCTCCGATGAGATACCGAAAGAAGATTCTCGGCCATGGAACAGGGCAATCCTGCCCCTCAAGGTAATCCGTGCTCGATGGCTTCGTCCATCGACTCTTCCGAGCCTGGGACTCGTAAGCGTGCCCAGCAATGAATCACTAAGTTGTGACACTGACTAGCATGTGTCACAATCTAGTTGTGAGTCAAGGAAATTGGCCTTCAGGGTGGCTGCGTGGCGTGATCGAACTCGCGGTATTAGCCATCGCCGCCGAGGGCGAAACTTACGGATATGTTCTCGGCGCCCGCTTAGCCGAGGCCGGACTCGGCACGATCAAGGGCGGCACCCTCTACCCAATCCTCAATCGCCTTGAAGATAGCGGTGCCCTTACCGCCGAGTGGCGTCAAGGAGATGGCGGTCCCGGTCGGAAGTTCTACCGGATGACCGACGAAGGGCTTGCCCGCCTCTCATTAGAGCGCCAACAGTGGCTGTCTTTCAGCGGCCGAGTCACGTCAATCATCAACCCCGAAGGACACACCAAATGACGCACGAACCAGTTGAAAAATACACTGCCGAACTCGTCAAGGAGCTGAGAGAGAACGGGGTTGCAGGCAAGGTCATCGGCGATGCGGTAGCTCAAGTTGAAAGCCATGTCGCCGAAGGCGGGGATGAACCGGCAGATGTCTTCGGAACACCAAGAGAGTTCGCGAAACAGCTCGCGCGCGGCCACAAGAAATCAGTCGGCTGGCCACTCTACGTCGCCAGCGTAATACTCACAGTCGGCGGAGGAATATTTCTGCTGAGAGGGATCTTCGGAGCGATCCAGGACAGACAGCTCCTGTGGGGGATCCCGCCCGCCGTAGGGATCATCGTCGGCACGCTCTCGATTCTGGCCTGGATCACCCTAATGATCATCGCAGCAGATCCGATCAAAGATCCCCGCCGTCGCAAAAACGTCAGCTACCCGAGCTGATAGATAGATCGAGGTGTCCGCAGATCGGACGTTCAACGGCGTGCGCAGTCGACTGCAGGATACGGCAAACACACTTGGTACTGCCTCGCAGGCAGTCAGTCGGGGCGTCCGCACCGTGCGCATTGGGCGTCTCTCGGTCACGTCGTCCCCGGCGTTCGGTACGAAGTTGGCGTGCATGCTGATGTCGATGCCGGTAAGGGTGCCGTCGGGGCGCTTCTTGGTCACTAGCTGCAGAGGGACTGGCGCATGATCCACAGCAGAGGGATGCAATGACTACACCGGAGGGTTTCCTCACCGAGGAGCACCGCCAACGTTGGGCACAGGTGACTTACGCGATCAGAGCGTGCGACCTGGCGCTGTCAGCCGCCGTCGACCCGATGCCAGGGAGCCGACCGGACTTCGCTGACAAGCTCTATAAGTGGGAGAAAGTGTCGGCCTGGTTGCGCAGTTACTTGACCGCGGGCATCGAGCACATGATGCTGTGGTCAGACCTTGTCGCCCCGTACGAGTTCGATGGCTCGCACGTGAACCGAGTCCGTTTCAGGCCCTACCTTCTGATGGGCCGGGCCGGGATCGAGTCCGGCGCCCATGCAGTCTGGTTGCTCGCTGACGTCGACGATCCACGCGACTGCGTCCGTCGACATCTGCGACTGATGTATAAGGACTTCGAATACCAGCTCAAGGCGCACGAGGCAGGCGGACTCGGGACCGACGGCGTGCGTGCACGTATGCAGACCACCGTGGACCGGGCGACCGAGTTGGGAGTCGGAGAATCACCTAAGAACAAGCCGCCAGGCTACGAGAAGCTCGTTCGCGAGGCCGCCAAGACCGTCAGCGGCGACCCTGACCGGTGGAGCTTCCTATGGAACGCCGCCAGCGGGGCGGGACACGGCCAGAACTGGTACCGCAACTAGGCGCAACGTACGGCAATCACGGCGTCCACCGGTGCGCGTCCCACGGAGCAGTCCCACGGAGCAGTCCCACGAGACCCCAGATAGCAGAAAAACCCGCAGTCACCTGCGGGTTTTGTCTGCTCCCCCAACTGGACTCGAACCAGTAACCGTTCGATTAACAGTCGAATGCTCTGCCAATTGAGCTATGGGGGATTGCTCCGGTCCCGTCGACACCCTCGGGTGCGTCACCAGGACCGAGAACAGACTTTAGCGCACGGTGCCTCCACAGGACAAAACGCACGGTCAGCGCCACAAGGATGCGGCAGTTGAGTCCGGTATCCGGACCACAATGCCGCATCCTTACCCGCTCAGTGACCGGCCACCACCTCCGCCTCGTCGACCTCTACCGGTGTCCGCGCTCCCGGCAGGAACCAGTAGGCGAAGCACACCACAGCGAAGAACAGGTAGCCGAGCGCCACCTCGGGTGCGGCGGCCCAGGCCACCTCGGGTGCGTGGACCAGGCCGATGAACGACAGCGCTGCACCCACCAGCGCGGCGATCGCCGCGAAGTGGAACTTCTTCTCCAGGATGAACGTCACGATCGTGCCCAGGATCAGGCCGACGAGTACCGCACCCTCACCCAGCGTCTTGAGGCCCTCATAGATCACGCCCGCACCGTTGAGCGCGTCCATACCGACCTCGTCGGCGGTCGTGCCGGCTGCCGCCAGCGCGTTGTCGATGAGTCCACGTCCCCACTCGGCCAGGTTCGGCAGCAGCGCGGCGACCACCGCGACCGCGTGCAGGCGCGGCACCGCCTGGAATGCCTGCGCACCGATCAGCAGACCGATGAACAGCAGGATCGGCACGATTGCGGGAACCGGTAGCAGTGCGTTGAGCACACCGAACATGCCCAGGAAACACAGCAGCCCGATCGCGACGCCACTCGCCAGCGAGTAGCTCGCCCGTCCGCCTGCGTCCTTCCAGCCGGGATGCCCGATGTAGACAGCCGGCGGGAACGGCGAACCGAACGCGGCACCGACGCAGGCGCCGGCACCGTCGGCCAGCAGTACGCTGCGCAGGTTGTAGTTGTCCCCCGCCGCGGCGGCGCTCTCCACGTTGCTCATCGCCTCGGTGAAGTTGTAGACGCCCAGCGGGATCGCGGTCCCCAGCAATGGCGCCAGGTCGCCGAGCCCGTTGAACAACAGGTCGAAGCGTTGGTCGGGAATGCCGATGGCGACGTTCTCGACGGCCGAGGTCAGGTCGGGCACCGACATGAAACCGCCCGCCCAGCCGATCGCCGTGCCCACGAGCAGTGCAGCCAAGCCGACCGGGATGTTGCCGGGCAGCTTCACGTCGGTGAAGAACCCGATCAGGATGATTGCCAGAACCGGCAGACCGATCCAGGCGGCCTCCCACATCTGCGCGGCCGGACGCATCGAGATGAACGTGATCGAGATACCGGCCAGGGTGCCGAGCATCGCCGCGCGCGGCGTCAGCTTGCGCACATAGGGTCCCACGAACGCACCGATCATCACGATCACGCCGATCATGAACGCCCACGCCAAACCGGCCTGCCACGCCTGGATCGCGTCCTGGGTGTTCAGATACACCGGCAGCATCACGACGAACACCACGATGAACATGTGCGGCACGCTCGGCCCGTAGGGCAGGGCTGTCACATCGTCGCGTCCCTCACGCGCGGCGAGGCGTCGAGCCAGGAACGTGTAGTACAGATTGCCCAGGATCAGCGCGACGCCGAGCGCCGGCAGGACGGTCCCGAGGACGTTGTCGGAGCTGAGCCCCACAACGCCGATCATCAAGCCGGTCAACGTCAGAACGTTGACCAGGATGTTGAAACCCAGCCCGAAGAACGCGTTGGTGTCCCCCCGCGTCCACCAAGCGATCTTCGGTGACCTCGTGGGCACCGGCGGGTCTGCGGGTGGTGCTGGATCGGTGGTGGCGCTCATGAATTCCTCCGGGATCGTGGGATGGGTCGGGGGTGAGACGCCGGTGTCTCGGTGAAGTTGTGTTGTGCCTCAGGGACCGGGTCGGTGCGTCACGCGGTGCCGGCGACGGGCTCTGCCGTCGTGGTTGCCCGTTCGTCCAGCAACGAGATGAGGGCAGCGGCGGGGGCCGTCCACCCGAAGATGCCGCCCTGCGCCGCGATCATCTCCAGCCCGGCTCGCTGGAACTCCGGGAAATACGAACCGACACAATCGGATACGACGACGCATTCGAAGCCGCGATCGTTGGCCTCACGGGTGGTCGTGTGCACGCACACCTCGGTGGTCACGCCGGTGACGAGGAGCTGTGTGATTGCATTGTCGGCGAGCGCTTTCGACAGTTCGGTCGCATAGAACGCACCCTTGCCGGGTTTGTCGATGACAACCTCGGTGTCCAGAGGGGCGAGTTCGTCGATGATGTCGTGCCCGTACTCGCCACGGATGAGGATGCGGCCGAAGGCACCGGGGTCACCGATCCGCTTCGACGGCGCACCACGGTTGCGCTTGGCCGGCGGACAATCCGAGAGATCAGGGAGGTGACCTTCCCGCGTGTGGATGACGAGCATCCCGGCCGCACGTGCGGCGGCGAGGAGGTTCCCCAGCGGTTCGACGACGCGCTGCAGTTGCGCGACGTCGTTGCCGAGGGTTTCACCGAAACCCCCGGGCAGCAGAAAGTCTCGCTGCATGTCGATGATGATCAGGGCCGTGTGGTCCAGGTCGAGTTGGATCGGTCCGGGTAGTGCGTCGAGCGTGACGGGTTCGGACATCGCGAGCCTTCCGGGGTTCGGGACGGACTGTCAGAGGGGTCGGAACGGGATCGAGGCGGGACTGGAAGTCGCTGCGGTGGCGGGCACCCGGTCTCGCGGCTCGTCGAGCAGGGCAGCCGCCAGATGGAGGACGGTGTCGTCGGTGAGCGCCGCACCGAGCAGCATCGCGCTGTGCGGTCGTCCGTCGGAGGTGACACCCTGCGGAACGGCCACCCCGGTGAGGTCCAGCAGATTTCCGAAGTGCGTGTAGTGACCCAGCATCGTGTTGGTGAGGATGGGTTGCGTCAGGACCTCGTCGACGGTGAAGGTCCGGCCGATGGTGGGCACCACCAGGACATCCATCCGTGTCCACAGCCGGCCGACCTCGGCCCGAAGTTCCTGCAGTCGCTGGAGTGCGGCGAAAGCATCGACCGCCGTGTACCTTTCACCACCGCGCAGGATGTCACGAACCACCGGATGGATCTCCTCCGGTTTCTCGGCGAGGAAGTCACCGAATTCGACGAGGCGCTCGGCGACCCAGGGGCCTGAGTACAAGAGTTCGCCGGCGGCGAGGAACGGCGCGAGAGACACCTCGACGATCTCCACTCCGCTGGGTAAGACCAGGTGCGACAACCGGTTCCGGAACGCGAGGTGCGCCTCGCGCATGGCGTCGTCGCCGAAGAACTCGAGTTCGGTGATCGGCGGGAGGCCGATGGTGACGGTGCCGCCGCCGAAGCGGGGACCCCGGTCGCGCGACCATGCGTCGGCGTCGTCGCGGCCGATCATCACGTCCATGATCCGGTCCATGTCCTCGACGGTCGAGGTCATCGCGGTGACGCAGTCCAGGGATTTACAGGCGGGCACCAGGCCCACCGTGCTGATCAGTCCCCGTGACGGCTTGTAGCCGATGACCCCGTTGAGCGCGGCCGGAACCCGTCCCGATCCGGCCGTGTCGGTGGCCACCGCGAACGGTACGTCTCCGTGGGCCACCGCGAGCGCCGACCCCGAACTCGAACCGCCGGAGATCACGTCGTTGCCGTAGACGCTCCGCGGCATCGTGTAGGGCGTGCGCGTCCCGTTCAGGCCGGTGGCGAACTGATCGAGATTGGTCTTGCCGACGTAGTGCGCCCCGGCGTCGAGCAGTCGTTGCACCACCGGGGCGGTGGTCTCGGGCACGTAGGCGTAGCCCGGACACGACAGCGTGGTCGGGACACCTGCCACGTCGATGGAGTCCTTGACCCCGAAGGGCACGCCGTAGAGCGGCAGATCACGCGCGCCGGGTCGCCTCTCGAGGTCGGCGGCCGCGTCGATCAGTTCGTTCCGCGGGACCGTCGACAACCAGGTGCCGTCGTCACCTCGGGCGTCGATGGCGTCGAGCACCATGCGTGCGGTCCGGGTCGGCGAACCACTTCCGTGCAGGTGAGAGTCGAGGAGTTCGGCGACCGTGGGTCCCGTCGTCGGCCCGGCAGAGAATGTCATACCGTCGATTGTCGACAGAATGATGGCGTCTGAGGAACGGCTCTGTGTCGTTTGTGTTAGCTCGTCGCCGTGTCAGCTCGTCTGCGCCAGTTGATCACCGATGCGTGTGTCCAGAGGCGTCACCGGTACTGGCGGACACGAGTCCCAGGTAGTGGAGGTGCCCGTGATCGCGCAGCGCAGCGATCACCGCCTCGGAGTCGTTGCGTTCGAGGGCGTCGAGGATCGCCTGATGCCGGGTGACCCCGTCGGCCGGTCCGTGATGGTCGGCCGATTCCGTGCGGAGATTGACCGCCATCGGCAGTTGCAGCTTGAGGAGGATCGGTTCGAGGGTGATGTCGAGCTGGCGGTTCCCCGCCAGCGAGACCACCGCCGCGTGGAATCGACGATGAGCGTCATCGCGGGCGAGATCGTCTGCCGCGCGGCGCATTGCGTCGATCGCCGCGCGCACCGGCGCGAGCTGGGTGTCCGGGTCGGTCAGTGGCAACGCGGCTTCGACGGCATGCCGCTCCAGCACCTGCCGCAGTTCGAACAGTTGCAGGATGTCGGTCGGCGACCACTCGGCGACGCGGACACCGCGTCGGGGTTGATGTTCGACGAGCCCCTGCTGGGCCAGCAGTCGCAACGCCTCCCGCACCGGCGCCCGGCTGATGCCGAGGTCGGCGCACAACGTCTCCTCGACGATCTTCTGACCCGGTTCGAGCGCGCCGCTCAGAATGGCGTCACGGATTCGGCGGCCGGCGACGTCCACCAGGCTCTCGGGCAGATCGTCACCAATCGACCCCTCCCCGACCGACATCCTTGTCCCGCTCCGTTCCGCTTGTCCGATTTTGCGGCCAGTGTAGCCCGGAGGACTTCACGACGGTTCGGCTCACCTCGGCGTGCGGCCGCACGCCACGTTGCCTGCAGCGGTTGAGCTGCGGTGCGGTAATCTCCACCCGCGGACTGATGTCTGCGCGGGGAGTTAGCTCAGTTGGTTAGAGCCGGCGACTCATAATCGCTTGGTCGCGGGTTCAAGTCCCGCACTCCCCACCGACGACGGCCGCGCCGTGTCGACAGCACTCCTGTCGACGCGGCACCAGTATCGGGTCTCACCCGAAATGGGTGTCAGACGCACCTCGTCACCGCCGGGGCGGTCGAACAACCGGATGCCGTCACCGAGGAACACCGGAACGTAGAACACGAGCACCTCGTCGAGCATGCCGTGCTCGATCATCTGTCTCGCGACGTCGGCGCCGATGACGGTCACATACGATTCGCCCGCGCGCTCGGCGGCCAGCTCGACCGCCTGACGCAGGTCGGTGGCGAAGGTGACACCCTCGACCGGCTCGGCCGGCGGGTTGTGTGCGAGAACCACTGTCGGAGGGACAGACCCGGCCATTGCCGGAAACTCATCGCGCGCGGCGACGTACGCGTCAGCCCGCGTCGACCGTCGGGTCCAGGGCCTGTTCCAGCAGGCTACGACGATAGGCCTCGAGTGCGACGAGGTCTCCGAACACGGCGTTGTAGCCGTCCGGGTCGTCGGCCGGGGCCATCCGCCGCAGCCGCGACTTGATGTCGGCGATCTGCGATCCCACCCACACCTCCTGCAGCCGCGCGAGCACGCTGGAGATGTACCGGGGAATGTTGTCCTCGTCGACGCGCATCGACTCGACGGCGAGCTCGGTGACCAGGGGGTCGATGACCGGGTCGTCGACGGCGTTGCGCACCGCGTCAACCCACGCGGCACCGCCCATACCCGATGACGTCCCGCCCAGTCCGGTCATGGCCTGCCGGACGATGGCATAGGCCGGTTCGTCGAAGCATTCGACGGGAAGCGAGTCGAAGACGGTTCCCGCGATCGCCGGATACTGCAGGGCGGCCTTGAGTGCCTCGCGCTGCGGCCAGAGCCGCGGATCGTTGGGCTGGGGCCGCGCCGAGGTGGGCGCCGACTCGGCTTCGGGACGGTTGCGTGTGGAACCACGACGCGCGCCACGGCCCCCGGAGTCGCCCGCGCCCTGCGCCTTTCGGATTCGGGCGCCCTCCTCACGGACCCGGCCGAGGACCTGGCCGACCTCTTCCCACCCCACCCAGCCGGCGAGCTGGCGGGCGTACTCGTCGCGCAGTGCGATGTCCTTGATGCGCGCGACGACGGGGACGGTGTCCCGCAACGCGTGCACGCGTCCCTCGGCGGTGTCGAGATCGTGTTCGGAGAGCAGCGCCTTGATCGCGAACTCGAACATCGGCACCCGGCGGGCGATGAGGTCGCGCACCGCGGCGTCGCCCTTGTCCTGCCGCAGCTCGCAGGGATCCATACCGTCGGGCGCGATCGCCACGAAGGTCTGCCCGGATATGCTCTGCTCACCTTCGAAGGCCTTGAGTGCGGCCGCTTTTCCGGCGTCGTCACCGTCGAAGGTGTAGATCACCTCGCCCCGGAAGTACGAGTCGTCCATGATCAGTCGCCGGATCAGTGCCAGGTGATCCTCGCCGAAGGCCGTGCCACACGACGCCACGGCGGTGGTGACACCGGCCAGGTGCATGGCCATGACGTCGGTGTACCCCTCGACGACCACCACCTGATGCCCCTTGGCGATGCTCTTCTTGGCGTGATCGAGACCGAACAGCACCTGAGATTTCTTGTACAACATGGTCTCTGGCGTGTTCATGTACTTGCCGAGGTTGTCGTCGTCGTACAGTTTCCGGGCACCGAAGCCGATGATGTCGCCGCCGAGGTTGCGGATCGGCCACAGCAGTCGGCGATGGAAACGGTCGATCGGCCCCTTGCGGCCCTGCTTCGACAACCCCGCCGCCTCGAGTTCGCTGAACTCGAACCCCTGCGACAGCAGCGCCTTTGTCATCGTGTCCCAGCCGGCGGGCGCGTAGCCGCAACCGAATCGGGCTGCGGCGGCGGCGTCGAAGTCGCGTTCGGTGAGGTAGTCGCGTGCGGCCTGCGCCTCCGGCGTCTGCAACGCGGCCGCGTAGAACTTGGCGGCGGCGGCGTTCGCGGCGACGAGCCGGGCGCGGGTGCCGCGGTCCCGCTTGATCGCGGTACCGCCGCCCTCGTAGTTGATCTGGTACCCGATGCGGTCGGCGAGCTGCTCGACGGCCTCGACGAAGCTGACGTGCTCCTGCTTCTGCAGGAAGCTGAAGACATCGCCACCCTCGCCGCAGCCGAAGCAGTGGAAGTGTCCGTGGTTGGGCCGGACGTGGAACGACGGCGACTTCTCGTCGTGGAACGGGCACAGTCCCTTCAGACTGTCCGCCCCGGCACGACGCAGTGCGACATAGTCGCCGACGATGTCCTCGATCATCGTCTGCTCACGGATCGCCGTGATGTCGCGATCGGGAATTCGGCCTGCCACGCGTCCAGTGTAGTGACCTCCCGTCGCGGGGATGACCGGGCGCTTCACACACCCGGGACTACGGGCGTGGCACGACGCCTCGTCGGGCCCACACGCCGAAAACCGCCCCTGAAAACGACCCCGGAGCGCCCCGCCGATCGCACTATGTCGCCAACGTCACTGCGGAGGGCGGTTTTCAGTGCGGGCCGGATTCACCCGGGCCGGATTCACGCGGGCCGGATTCACCCGGGCCGGATTCACCCGGGCCGGATTCACCCCAGGTGCGCCTGAGCCCCGGAGTTGTGTTTGTCGGTGCGCTCGAGCCGCCCCTCGGTCATCGACGCGATCTGGTCGACGATGACCCGCATGCGGGCGGTGTCGTCGGTGGCGGCGTTCCACCACGGCACGAAGATCGGGTCGAGCCCACCGGGCGCGGCCTCGGCGAACCAGTCGGCGACGCGATGGATGCGTTCACGCTGGCGACGCTGGATCGCCTTGTGGCGTTCGTTGGAGAAGATGAATCGCAGTGCGAGGGTCTTGAGCATCGAGACCTCGGCCGCGATGAGGGGAGGTACCTCGAGGTCCGCGTCGTAGCGCGACACCGGCCGGTCCCCGACCACCGCGCGGGTGCCGGTGATGGCCGCCGACGCGAAGCGTCCGATGAACTCGCTGGTGAGCCGCTTGAGCGCGACGTAGGAATCGAGTGTCCCGTCGAAGACGCCGACCGACCGCACGATGTCCATCTCGTACAGGCGTTGCGCGGCGTCGACGAGCGCCTCGGGGTCGAGTCCGGGGAACTCCGTCGCGCCGATCTCGGCGAGCGCCCGTTGCTCCTGCCGGTCGCCGAGGCTGCGCAGGTCGATGCGGCCTCCGATGACACCGTCCTCGAGGTCG
It contains:
- the dnaG gene encoding DNA primase produces the protein MAGRIPDRDITAIREQTMIEDIVGDYVALRRAGADSLKGLCPFHDEKSPSFHVRPNHGHFHCFGCGEGGDVFSFLQKQEHVSFVEAVEQLADRIGYQINYEGGGTAIKRDRGTRARLVAANAAAAKFYAAALQTPEAQAARDYLTERDFDAAAAARFGCGYAPAGWDTMTKALLSQGFEFSELEAAGLSKQGRKGPIDRFHRRLLWPIRNLGGDIIGFGARKLYDDDNLGKYMNTPETMLYKKSQVLFGLDHAKKSIAKGHQVVVVEGYTDVMAMHLAGVTTAVASCGTAFGEDHLALIRRLIMDDSYFRGEVIYTFDGDDAGKAAALKAFEGEQSISGQTFVAIAPDGMDPCELRQDKGDAAVRDLIARRVPMFEFAIKALLSEHDLDTAEGRVHALRDTVPVVARIKDIALRDEYARQLAGWVGWEEVGQVLGRVREEGARIRKAQGAGDSGGRGARRGSTRNRPEAESAPTSARPQPNDPRLWPQREALKAALQYPAIAGTVFDSLPVECFDEPAYAIVRQAMTGLGGTSSGMGGAAWVDAVRNAVDDPVIDPLVTELAVESMRVDEDNIPRYISSVLARLQEVWVGSQIADIKSRLRRMAPADDPDGYNAVFGDLVALEAYRRSLLEQALDPTVDAG
- a CDS encoding SDR family oxidoreductase, which translates into the protein MTTAVTGATGHLGRLAISELLSRGVDASDIVAVVRDEAKAAELAAQGISVRVAEYGDPVALRSALSGVDKLLLISGSDVGQRLPQHTNVIEAAEANGVALIAYTSLLNADTSGLGMAPEHVATEARLNESSIPAVMLRNGWYWENFAAAIPQAIATGTLFGAAGDGRVAGAARGDYAAAAAAVLTSETDQGGKIYELGGDERLTYTEFARVISEVSGTTVEYQDLPEAEYAAILAGAGIPEQFAVMLAGSDAGIARGELDTDSGDLQALIGRASTPVAEVIRDAIA
- a CDS encoding PadR family transcriptional regulator, with protein sequence MIELAVLAIAAEGETYGYVLGARLAEAGLGTIKGGTLYPILNRLEDSGALTAEWRQGDGGPGRKFYRMTDEGLARLSLERQQWLSFSGRVTSIINPEGHTK
- a CDS encoding helix-turn-helix domain-containing protein, coding for MIECELIRESQREGIALAKQRGIYKGGKPKLDSSQAAEVASRVAAGDSVAALAREHGVSRQTIYRYAAQTPTP
- a CDS encoding regulator — protein: MSATTDPAPPADPPVPTRSPKIAWWTRGDTNAFFGLGFNILVNVLTLTGLMIGVVGLSSDNVLGTVLPALGVALILGNLYYTFLARRLAAREGRDDVTALPYGPSVPHMFIVVFVVMLPVYLNTQDAIQAWQAGLAWAFMIGVIVMIGAFVGPYVRKLTPRAAMLGTLAGISITFISMRPAAQMWEAAWIGLPVLAIILIGFFTDVKLPGNIPVGLAALLVGTAIGWAGGFMSVPDLTSAVENVAIGIPDQRFDLLFNGLGDLAPLLGTAIPLGVYNFTEAMSNVESAAAAGDNYNLRSVLLADGAGACVGAAFGSPFPPAVYIGHPGWKDAGGRASYSLASGVAIGLLCFLGMFGVLNALLPVPAIVPILLFIGLLIGAQAFQAVPRLHAVAVVAALLPNLAEWGRGLIDNALAAAGTTADEVGMDALNGAGVIYEGLKTLGEGAVLVGLILGTIVTFILEKKFHFAAIAALVGAALSFIGLVHAPEVAWAAAPEVALGYLFFAVVCFAYWFLPGARTPVEVDEAEVVAGH
- a CDS encoding GntR family transcriptional regulator; this encodes MSVGEGSIGDDLPESLVDVAGRRIRDAILSGALEPGQKIVEETLCADLGISRAPVREALRLLAQQGLVEHQPRRGVRVAEWSPTDILQLFELRQVLERHAVEAALPLTDPDTQLAPVRAAIDAMRRAADDLARDDAHRRFHAAVVSLAGNRQLDITLEPILLKLQLPMAVNLRTESADHHGPADGVTRHQAILDALERNDSEAVIAALRDHGHLHYLGLVSASTGDASGHTHR
- a CDS encoding winged helix-turn-helix transcriptional regulator, translated to MTEISDESLESDVFARDCSSREALQTITGRWGLLVLLALGESAYRFSALRRRVDGVSERMLSQTLRNLERDGMIVRTVLEAIPPKVEYTLTPLGRQVADQLHGLIDLVQGSMPTIREAQAQYDERQGAPS
- a CDS encoding allophanate hydrolase is translated as MTFSAGPTTGPTVAELLDSHLHGSGSPTRTARMVLDAIDARGDDGTWLSTVPRNELIDAAADLERRPGARDLPLYGVPFGVKDSIDVAGVPTTLSCPGYAYVPETTAPVVQRLLDAGAHYVGKTNLDQFATGLNGTRTPYTMPRSVYGNDVISGGSSSGSALAVAHGDVPFAVATDTAGSGRVPAALNGVIGYKPSRGLISTVGLVPACKSLDCVTAMTSTVEDMDRIMDVMIGRDDADAWSRDRGPRFGGGTVTIGLPPITELEFFGDDAMREAHLAFRNRLSHLVLPSGVEIVEVSLAPFLAAGELLYSGPWVAERLVEFGDFLAEKPEEIHPVVRDILRGGERYTAVDAFAALQRLQELRAEVGRLWTRMDVLVVPTIGRTFTVDEVLTQPILTNTMLGHYTHFGNLLDLTGVAVPQGVTSDGRPHSAMLLGAALTDDTVLHLAAALLDEPRDRVPATAATSSPASIPFRPL
- a CDS encoding cysteine hydrolase family protein, which encodes MSEPVTLDALPGPIQLDLDHTALIIIDMQRDFLLPGGFGETLGNDVAQLQRVVEPLGNLLAAARAAGMLVIHTREGHLPDLSDCPPAKRNRGAPSKRIGDPGAFGRILIRGEYGHDIIDELAPLDTEVVIDKPGKGAFYATELSKALADNAITQLLVTGVTTEVCVHTTTREANDRGFECVVVSDCVGSYFPEFQRAGLEMIAAQGGIFGWTAPAAALISLLDERATTTAEPVAGTA